TGAGGATCTCGTCAAAATAGGCCGGACGCCAGATGTGGCGCTTGAGCCGTCCGCGCCAGCTTTGCGGCAGGTCCAGCTTGTCCACGAGCGCGCCGAACAGGCCCAAATCGCCAAGGGTCGTGCCAAATGATTTAAGGCCCGCGCTCTGGATCGCATCAATGGCAATGGCCACGATCTCAGCATCTGCCTCCGGCGTGCTAGCGCCGCCGATGTGTTCAACGCCGGCCTGCAGAAACTCCACAGGCTTGCCCGCACTTGGCGGCTGATAGCGATAGGCCGGGCCGTTGTAGCAAAGCTTGGCTTCACTGTGCCCTTCGGGATCGCGCTCGAGATACATACGGCAGGTGGGGATCGTCAGATCCGGACGCAGGCACCATTCTTCGCCACCGGGATCCTGAAACACATAGGTCCGCTGGCGGATGTCTTCGCCGGAGCGATTGAGAAAAATGTCGGCGGGCTGCATGGTCGGCGGCTCAACAGGCACAAAGCCTGCCTGATTGAACACGGCCTTGACGCTTTGAGCCTGTGCGTCCAGTGCCTCCAGCGACGAGGCGTCATAGCCCGATGCGGGACGCTCCGGGTCCGGACTTTCAATGACCGGCGCATCCCCAACGCTATCGCCCGACTTGCGCGAGACCGCATTGCGCTGCGCCCGCAGTAGACGCTCCGCATCCACCGGTTTGCCATCGCGACGGGCTGCATCAATGACCGCAGGCCACCATTCCTGGGGAATGCTGTCGCGGCGGCGCCATTTGCGGGCAAGATCGCCCCCATCGTCCTGGCCGAGGGCACGGGCGAAATCGGCGGGCTTGCCCCATTCGGAAATGATGGCGGCGAAACTGAGAGCGTCGTTTGTCATGGGCGTGCAATACATTGTGTCCTGTTTTCATGCAAGTCACAAATATATTACGGCTGAAACATCCCGCTTTCAGGACATTTTATCTCTTAATGGATATTTTTGGCTAGTATGTAGCGAGAAAACAGGACACTCAGGCCTGCATGTGCGGCCTAGCCAGCATATCCTTCACAGCCTGAATGAGGCCATCGGCGGAGACGGACACCTGTGCGGGCTGGTCTTCGCGCCAGGTGGTGTTGTCCTCAATCTCCTTGGACAGCTCTGCGCCCAGCACCAGATCCTTGAGGGTGATCTCGCCCTTTTCGAACTCATCCGAGCCCTGGATGACGGCCACAGGCGCACCGCGCTTGTCCGCATATTTCAGCTGCGCCCGCATGCCGGCGCCGCCCAGATACATTTCAGCACGGATGCCCGCATTGCGCAGATCAAAGACCATGCGCTGGTAGTCGGCCATACGATCCTTGTCGAGCGGCAGCACCACGACTGGCGGCGTCAGTGATTTGGTCTTGTTGCGGCCAAGAACTTCGAGCGCCGACAGCAGACGGTCCACACCGATGGAGACACCGGTGGCTGGAATGGGCGTTCCTTTGAAGCGGCTGACCAGATCATCATAGCGGCCACCCCCACCGATGGAGCCAAAGCGGATGGGATTGCCCTTTTCGTCTTTCACGTCGAAGGTCAGCTCTGCCTCAAAGACGGGGCCCGTATAGTAGCCAAGGCCGCGCACCACTGCGGGATCAAACAGGATGCGGTCCGGGCCGTAGCCTGTTGCATCAAGAAGCGTCGCAATCTCTTCAAGCTCAGCCACACCGGCCAGGCCCGTTTCGCTGGTGCCTACGAGGCCACGCAAGGTCTCCAGTACTTTGGAGCGATCCTCATCGCCAGCGCCCACAAAGGCCAGAACCGTATCGGCCTGATCGCTGTTGAGGCCTGCGCCCTTGGTAAAGTCGCCGGATTCGTCCTTGCGGCCCTCGCCCAGCAGCAGCTTCACGCCCTCTGCACCCAGTCGGTCCAGCTTGTCGATGGCGCGCAGCACGGTCATGCGCTGGAGCGCACCTTCTTCACCCCCCGGCACGCCGATTGTTTCAAGCACACCATCCAGAATCTTGCGGTTGTTGACGCGCACAACATAGTCGCCACGCGGAATCCCCACCGCTTCAAGTGCATCCGAAACCATGGCGCACAGTTCCGCGTCCGCTGCCATTTCCGGGGCGCCCACACTGTCAGCGTCACACTGGGTAAACTCGCGGAAGCGACCGGGGCCGGGCTTCTCGTTGCGCCAGACCTGGCCGGTCTGATACCGGCGGAAGGGTTTTGGCACCGTCTCGTAGTTTTCAGCCACCATGCGCGCCAGCGGCGCTGTCAGGTCGTAGCGTAGAGACAGCCACTGATCGTCATCATCCTGAAAGCTGAAGACGCCTTCGTTGGGACGGTCAGCGTCCGGCAGGAACTTGCCCAGGGCATCCGCATATTCAAAAGCGGATGTTTCCAGCGGATCAAACCCGTAGGACTCGTAAACCTTCATGATGGTCGTGAGCATGGCCCGGCGGGCCGCCACATCATCGGCGCGCAAATCGCGCAGGCCTTTGGGAAGGCGTGCCTTGGGGCGGAACTGCTTTTGCTTCTTGGCCACTTTGAATTTTTTTCCGGCTGGTTAGGAGTTGGGCGCTCTACCTAGCGCAGGGGCCCATGACCCCGCAAGCAGGCGCTTTTCAAAGGATTTTCAACACTCAAGGCGTTAACGGGCAGGTCATCAAGGCTAACGGCGCCTTAATCCGGCCACCAATCATTTACTCCGTGTTTACCATCAATGTTCATGTTTGATTCACGGATTCGCGCACAAGCGCCTGTCCGACCCTAAAAACATGAGGCCTGCAGGCGGTTTATGCGCTCCCAGCACAGTTCAGTACCCGTGATTCCCCGCAAGGTTGCCCCCAAGGGCGCCCCCAAGCTTGCCAAAGGCAGTCTCCTGCCCAAACGGCCGGACATGTCTGGTGACGCCAGCCATCTGGCCATTGCACCGGTGGACATCCCTGCGCGCCGCGAGAGCGTGGGCGTTATCAGCGACAATGCCGTCATTGCCCGTCAGGTTGCAGATGCTCTGGACGCGCGCCGCACAAAGCCGGTCGATCTTATCCACAGCCGCCCCGGTGCCGGCCTTGATCAACTTCTGGTGCCCGGTCTCACTGCCATTGTTGTTGAACTCGACGCGAGTGACGCAGGCATTGGCCGATTGAAGCGCATCTGCGCCGTCGGCCCCGATGCACCGGTCATTGTCCTGATGCGGCAGCTCGATGACGCCGCTGAACTTTCCGCGATTGAAGCAGGCGCTGACGAGGTCGTTGATCTGACGCCTGCCGGTGACTTTAACGGCGCAGACCTGTCCAGCGCGGTTGCCCGTGCGCTTGCGCGCCACGCCAAGCTGGCGCGTCCAGCCCACTCCACTTCGGGTAGCAGTGAGACAGCCCGGCAGCCGATTCACGCCCCTGCCCCGCTGGTGCTGGTTCAGGAAGCGCCCGACGCCATGGTGGTTCTGGACCGTCACGGTGCCGTTGCCTTTGTTAATCCGGCTGCGGAGGAATTGCTCGGCCGGGCCGCTGACACGCTAATGGGCAAGCGGTTTGACCTTGAAATCGGCAAGGGTGGTGAAATCACCATTGTGCAGCCAGGCGGCGAAACCCGCGTGGCAGAGGTCGATGTGGTGGAAACCGAACGCGGCGGTGTGCCCGCCCGCGTCGCCAGCTTTACCGACATCACCGTACGCCGGAAACTCGAGACAGCCCTCAAGAGTGCCCAGAGTGGGCGCGATGCGGCGCTGAAGCGCTCCGGTCGTTTCTTCTCGCGGGTCAGTCACGACC
The Pyruvatibacter sp. HU-CL02332 genome window above contains:
- a CDS encoding ATP phosphoribosyltransferase regulatory subunit; translation: MTNDALSFAAIISEWGKPADFARALGQDDGGDLARKWRRRDSIPQEWWPAVIDAARRDGKPVDAERLLRAQRNAVSRKSGDSVGDAPVIESPDPERPASGYDASSLEALDAQAQSVKAVFNQAGFVPVEPPTMQPADIFLNRSGEDIRQRTYVFQDPGGEEWCLRPDLTIPTCRMYLERDPEGHSEAKLCYNGPAYRYQPPSAGKPVEFLQAGVEHIGGASTPEADAEIVAIAIDAIQSAGLKSFGTTLGDLGLFGALVDKLDLPQSWRGRLKRHIWRPAYFDEILTRLTDAESMPVTPNTNQALLAALDVMEPERARDVVQDVLALAGISAVGGRTVTEISERFLEQAAGAASAELSRETADAIRAFLAISAPCTTAVDEIAHVAKAAGVSLDDELESIARRIDVICGKGVNRSDITFDADFGRKEEYYTGFVFELRVEALGASRQVAGGGRYDGLLKSLGSPRNVPAVGCAIRTERLLAAVGLEARS
- a CDS encoding histidine kinase dimerization/phospho-acceptor domain-containing protein, encoding MRSQHSSVPVIPRKVAPKGAPKLAKGSLLPKRPDMSGDASHLAIAPVDIPARRESVGVISDNAVIARQVADALDARRTKPVDLIHSRPGAGLDQLLVPGLTAIVVELDASDAGIGRLKRICAVGPDAPVIVLMRQLDDAAELSAIEAGADEVVDLTPAGDFNGADLSSAVARALARHAKLARPAHSTSGSSETARQPIHAPAPLVLVQEAPDAMVVLDRHGAVAFVNPAAEELLGRAADTLMGKRFDLEIGKGGEITIVQPGGETRVAEVDVVETERGGVPARVASFTDITVRRKLETALKSAQSGRDAALKRSGRFFSRVSHDLRTPLTHIVGFADLLQHDKLNDPVRHAEYAASISDAGRAMLDMVEDLLSVVDANGASNPEPCDLVKLVRNTAHFLQRESDGSGPDVAVDAPQTPLVARIDLAKLQRALYRLVAGIGRDADDGSVMRLSLRQTGKQARLTVRIDGTSGKPVALPSSLEDSDPLVTPADARTGFAAELLREALDAHGGALQLARDGSSVVAAVITLPLKD
- the hisS gene encoding histidine--tRNA ligase, whose protein sequence is MAKKQKQFRPKARLPKGLRDLRADDVAARRAMLTTIMKVYESYGFDPLETSAFEYADALGKFLPDADRPNEGVFSFQDDDDQWLSLRYDLTAPLARMVAENYETVPKPFRRYQTGQVWRNEKPGPGRFREFTQCDADSVGAPEMAADAELCAMVSDALEAVGIPRGDYVVRVNNRKILDGVLETIGVPGGEEGALQRMTVLRAIDKLDRLGAEGVKLLLGEGRKDESGDFTKGAGLNSDQADTVLAFVGAGDEDRSKVLETLRGLVGTSETGLAGVAELEEIATLLDATGYGPDRILFDPAVVRGLGYYTGPVFEAELTFDVKDEKGNPIRFGSIGGGGRYDDLVSRFKGTPIPATGVSIGVDRLLSALEVLGRNKTKSLTPPVVVLPLDKDRMADYQRMVFDLRNAGIRAEMYLGGAGMRAQLKYADKRGAPVAVIQGSDEFEKGEITLKDLVLGAELSKEIEDNTTWREDQPAQVSVSADGLIQAVKDMLARPHMQA